Proteins from a genomic interval of Cucumis melo cultivar AY chromosome 7, USDA_Cmelo_AY_1.0, whole genome shotgun sequence:
- the LOC103493260 gene encoding LOW QUALITY PROTEIN: cellulose synthase-like protein G3 (The sequence of the model RefSeq protein was modified relative to this genomic sequence to represent the inferred CDS: deleted 1 base in 1 codon) yields the protein SATWLPFCRRNDVGDRNPDAFFASSNHDSYSKREEIKIMYDKMKMRVETTYEKWKIGDEYLNGEEECMAFNQWTKSFTPQNHPTVIKVLLDSSKNKDICGEALPNLIYVSRQKSVTSHHHFKTGALNVLLRVSAIMTNAPVILTLDCDTYSNDPQTATRALCYFLDPKLGNDLGYVQFPQRFCGVSKNDIYCGELKHLFIINSSGMDGLLGPNYVGIGCFFARRAFFGVPSSLELPELSKLSPNHVVERHIKSQEVLDLAHLVASCDYENNTKWGFQLGFRYGSLVEDYFTGYCLQCEGWKSLFCNPKRAAFYGDVPITLLSVVNQMKRWSVGLLEVTFSKYNPITYGVRSMGLLMGLSYAHYAFWPFWSIPVTVYAFLPQLALISATQIFPKVWDAWFVVYILLFLGAYGEDLVEFILFGGTFQRWWNDQRMWMIRSGSSLLFGCIEFTLKSLGINSNFGFNITGKAMDEEQSKRYKKELFEFGVSHPLFVPITTAAIVNLASFICGLIEIWKSGGAWEHLFAQMLVAGFGVVNCWPVYEAMALRNDGGKLPPKLTFFCFSLALLLCSFAAFFR from the exons TCTGCCACGTGGCTACCGTTTTGTAGGAGAAATGACGTTGGAGATAGAAATCCCGATGCCTTCTTTGCTTCTTCTAATCACGATTCGTATTCTAAGAGAGAAGAGATTAAG ataaTGTATGATAAAATGAAAATGAGAGTAGAAACTACATATGAAAAATGGAAGATTGGAGATGAATATTTGAATGGAGAAGAAGAGTGTATGGCTTTTAATCAATGGACCAAATCCTTTACTCCTCAAAATCATCCCACTGTTATTAAG GTACTATTGGATAGTAGTAAAAATAAAGACATTTGTGGAGAGGCATTGCCGAATCTCATATATGTTTCAAGGCAAAAAAGTGTAACTTCTCATCACCATTTCAAGACCGGTGCTCTTAATGTTCTG CTTCGGGTATCAGCTATAATGACCAATGCACCAGTTATTCTCACTTTGGATTGTGACACATATTCCAATGATCCTCAAACAGCAACTCGTGCCTTGTGCTATTTCTTGGATCCAAAACTTGGGAACGACTTAGGTTATGTTCAGTTCCCTCAACGGTTTTGTGGAGTTAGCAAAAACGATATCTATTGTGGAGAgttaaaacatttatttataataaattcaTCTGGCATGGATGGATTATTAGGCCCGAATTACGTTGGTATAGGGTGTTTCTTTGCTCGGCGGGCATTCTTTGGAGTTCCATCATCACTTGAGTTACCCGAACTCTCCAAACTTAGTCCAAATCATGTTGTTGAAAGGCACATTAAATCTCAAGAGGTCTTGGACTTGGCCCACTTAGTTGCGAGTTGTGATTACGAGAATAATACTAAATGGGGGTTT CAGTTGGGGTTTAGATATGGATCTTTGGTGGAGGACTATTTTACGGGGTATTGTTTACAATGTGAGGGGTGGAAGAGTTTGTTTTGCAATCCAAAAAGGGCAGCTTTTTATGGTGATGTGCCGATAACACTACTTAGCGTGGTGAATCAAATGAAAAGATGGAGTGTTGGTCTTTTGGAAGTCACTTTCTCAAAATACAACCCAATCACATATGGTGTAAGGTCCATGGGTCTTTTAATGGGTCTTTCTTATGCCCATTATGCATTTTGGCCATTTTGGTCTATTCCGGTTACCGTTTACGCATTCCTCCCTCAGCTGGCTCTCATTAGTGCCACTCAAATCTTCCCAAAG gtttgggATGCATGGTTTGTAGTATATATATTGTTGTTTCTTGGAGCTTATGGGGAAGACCTTGTAGAGTTCATCCTTTTCGGAGGAACATTCCAAAGATGGTGGAATGATCAAAGAATGTGGATGATAAGATCTGGATCTAGTTTATTATTTGGATGCATAGAGTTTACATTGAAGTCTCTTGGGATTAATTCCAATTTTGGTTTTAACATCACGGGCAAAGCAATGGATGAAGAACAAAGCAAGAGGTATAAGAAAGAGTTGTTCGAGTTTGGAGTT TCTCACCCATTGTTCGTTCCCATTACCACCGCAGCCATCGTCAACTTGGCTAGTTTCATCTGTGGGCTGATTGAAATTTGGAAATCAGGCGGGGCATGGGAGCATTTGTTTGCTCAAATGTTGGTGGCTGGATTTGGTGTGGTGAATTGTTGGCCAGTTTATGAAGCCATGGCTTTGAGGAATGATGGAGGGAAGTTGCCACCTAAACTCACTTTCTTCTGTTTTTCTCTTGCTTTACTTCTTTGCTCTTTTGCTGCTTTCTTTCGCTAG
- the LOC127150164 gene encoding uncharacterized protein LOC127150164 isoform X2: MFIVVGPQSLWIKSEAELTSQLQLLEPNRCIKWISELLASQHAPAMATPTGQLSFRKIWRNIYWMGEEAAVLAAVCKTKLEEEEEASRTLTLLSWVGAVISSWCNFITVLYVGHFLLEEDDKFLDKV, encoded by the exons ATGTTTATAGTAGTAGGTCCACAGAGTCTTTGGATCAAATCAGAAGCGGAGTTAACTTCTCAACTCCAACTCCTTGAGCCAAACCGGTGTATCAAATGGATCTCAGAACTTCTAG CTTCTCAACATGCTCCGGCTATGGCGACTCCGACGGGTCAGCTCTCTTTTCGCAAG ATTTGGAGGAATATATATTGGATGGGAGAAGAAGCAGCTGTTTTGGCTGCAGTTTGCAAAACAAaacttgaagaagaagaagaag CTAGTAGGACGCTCACTCTTCTGTCTTGGGTTGGTGCTGTGATTAGTAGCTGGTGCAATTTCATAACTGTCTTGTATGTTG GTCATTTTCTACTAGAGGAGGATGATAAGTTTCTAGATAAGGTTTGA
- the LOC127150164 gene encoding uncharacterized protein LOC127150164 isoform X1 — translation MFIVVGPQSLWIKSEAELTSQLQLLEPNRCIKWISELLASQHAPAMATPTGQLSFRKLLALQIWRNIYWMGEEAAVLAAVCKTKLEEEEEASRTLTLLSWVGAVISSWCNFITVLYVGHFLLEEDDKFLDKV, via the exons ATGTTTATAGTAGTAGGTCCACAGAGTCTTTGGATCAAATCAGAAGCGGAGTTAACTTCTCAACTCCAACTCCTTGAGCCAAACCGGTGTATCAAATGGATCTCAGAACTTCTAG CTTCTCAACATGCTCCGGCTATGGCGACTCCGACGGGTCAGCTCTCTTTTCGCAAG CTACTGGCTTTGCAGATTTGGAGGAATATATATTGGATGGGAGAAGAAGCAGCTGTTTTGGCTGCAGTTTGCAAAACAAaacttgaagaagaagaagaag CTAGTAGGACGCTCACTCTTCTGTCTTGGGTTGGTGCTGTGATTAGTAGCTGGTGCAATTTCATAACTGTCTTGTATGTTG GTCATTTTCTACTAGAGGAGGATGATAAGTTTCTAGATAAGGTTTGA